A single Candidatus Brocadiaceae bacterium DNA region contains:
- the murC gene encoding UDP-N-acetylmuramate--L-alanine ligase encodes MKWEGGGTPNMTNEHWHFIGILGTGMRGMATYAAECGARITGSDVHPAPAAQALARCGIRVSLQQEGRSLEPDTNLVVVSQAIADDNPELVEARRRGLEVVRYPEMLGRLMERQTGIAVAGTHGKSTTSSMIAYILQQAGLDPSYVIGADVPQLGGGAHYGSGPHMVAEACEYKRSFLCLAPKIAVITNVDADHLDYYYDMWDIREAFAAFAGSVGGDGSLVVNADDKNASAIAREMGGRPITYGINDKKATYRAERLWRAKVHSNFDLVCRGKRIDRFALRLYGTHNVSNALAAIAVCHQAGVDFPVIKDALEGFEGVARRLQLLGTPWNVPVISDYAHHPKEIMASVAATHQRFPKQRVFVVFQPHQFSRTRKMLAELAESFRSCWVTYVCDIYGARDSSADRASVSALDLVRQMNHTGLLAHYVPEFRDVEQIIVADVVPDDIVLVMGAGDVFQVAHNIIPRIEEKGRRQIAA; translated from the coding sequence ATGAAATGGGAGGGAGGAGGCACGCCCAACATGACGAACGAGCACTGGCACTTCATCGGCATCCTGGGGACGGGCATGCGGGGCATGGCGACCTACGCGGCCGAGTGCGGCGCCCGGATCACCGGCTCGGACGTCCACCCGGCCCCCGCCGCGCAGGCCCTGGCCCGCTGCGGCATCCGCGTCAGCCTGCAGCAGGAGGGCCGCTCGCTGGAGCCGGACACGAACCTGGTCGTCGTCAGCCAGGCCATCGCCGACGACAACCCGGAACTCGTCGAGGCCCGGCGTCGGGGCCTGGAAGTCGTGCGGTACCCGGAGATGCTCGGGCGCCTGATGGAACGCCAGACGGGCATCGCCGTGGCCGGCACGCACGGCAAGAGCACCACCTCGTCCATGATCGCCTACATCCTGCAGCAGGCCGGGCTGGACCCCAGTTACGTGATCGGGGCGGACGTGCCTCAGCTCGGCGGCGGGGCGCATTACGGCTCCGGCCCGCACATGGTGGCGGAGGCCTGCGAGTACAAGCGGTCCTTCCTGTGCCTGGCGCCGAAGATTGCCGTCATCACCAACGTCGACGCCGACCATCTGGACTACTACTACGACATGTGGGACATCCGGGAGGCCTTCGCGGCCTTCGCGGGCTCGGTCGGCGGGGACGGCTCTCTGGTCGTCAACGCCGACGACAAGAACGCCAGCGCCATCGCCCGGGAGATGGGCGGCCGCCCCATCACGTACGGCATCAATGATAAGAAGGCGACCTACCGGGCCGAACGCCTCTGGCGCGCCAAGGTTCACAGCAACTTCGACCTCGTCTGCCGCGGCAAGCGCATCGACCGGTTCGCCCTGCGGCTCTACGGCACCCACAACGTCTCCAACGCCCTGGCCGCCATCGCCGTCTGCCACCAGGCCGGCGTGGACTTCCCGGTCATCAAGGACGCGCTGGAGGGGTTCGAGGGCGTCGCCCGGCGCCTCCAGTTGCTCGGCACCCCCTGGAACGTGCCGGTGATCAGCGACTACGCCCACCACCCGAAGGAGATCATGGCCAGCGTCGCGGCCACCCACCAGCGGTTCCCCAAACAGCGCGTGTTCGTCGTCTTTCAGCCGCATCAGTTCTCGCGCACGCGCAAGATGCTGGCCGAACTGGCCGAGTCCTTCCGCTCCTGCTGGGTGACGTACGTCTGCGACATCTACGGAGCGCGCGACTCCAGCGCCGACCGCGCGTCCGTCAGCGCACTGGACCTGGTACGGCAGATGAACCACACGGGGCTGCTGGCCCACTACGTGCCCGAGTTCCGCGACGTCGAGCAGATCATCGTCGCCGACGTGGTCCCCGACGACATCGTCCTGGTCATGGGGGCAGGCGACGTCTTCCAGGTCGCCCACAACATCATCCCGCGCATCGAGGAGAAGGGCCGCCGCCAGATCGCGGCCTGA
- the murB gene encoding UDP-N-acetylmuramate dehydrogenase, which translates to MARTPALHALTTFRIGGTPVHYYRPRTLEDLRAALDDCRRRRLPWRPLGGGSNVLVDEGPLPFAVIHVLRPGFARFDRLGPDLVRVGAGMLTARLLARCRRDGLGGLEFLAGLPGTVGGAVRGNAGAWGSETADVLARVQLVHPDGAAEWRPGASLRRGYRCMDVGGAIVTAVELNVRPCAPEQVRRIADEYLRRRTERQPGGAPSAGCIFRNPEGDSAGRLLDLCGLKGRRAGDAEVSDRHANFILNRGQATASDVLALIGTMRQAVRSRFRLELEMEVEHWAGEPIAA; encoded by the coding sequence ATGGCACGGACGCCGGCACTGCACGCTCTGACCACGTTCCGCATCGGGGGAACCCCGGTGCACTACTACCGGCCGCGCACGCTCGAGGACCTGCGGGCGGCGCTGGACGACTGCCGTCGCCGCCGTCTCCCCTGGCGTCCGCTCGGAGGCGGCTCCAACGTGCTGGTCGACGAGGGCCCCCTGCCGTTCGCCGTGATCCACGTCCTCCGGCCGGGCTTCGCCCGATTCGACCGACTCGGCCCGGACCTGGTGCGCGTCGGGGCCGGCATGCTGACCGCCCGGCTGCTGGCGCGCTGCCGCCGGGACGGCCTGGGCGGCCTGGAGTTCCTGGCCGGCCTGCCCGGCACCGTCGGCGGGGCCGTGCGCGGCAACGCCGGAGCCTGGGGCTCCGAGACGGCCGACGTGCTGGCGCGCGTGCAGCTCGTGCACCCGGACGGAGCGGCCGAGTGGCGCCCCGGCGCGTCGCTTCGCCGCGGCTACCGCTGCATGGACGTCGGCGGCGCCATCGTGACGGCCGTCGAGCTGAACGTCCGCCCCTGCGCGCCGGAACAGGTGCGCCGGATCGCCGACGAGTACCTGCGCAGACGCACGGAGCGGCAGCCGGGCGGCGCCCCCAGCGCCGGGTGCATCTTCAGGAACCCCGAGGGCGACTCCGCCGGCCGCCTGCTGGACCTCTGCGGGCTGAAAGGCCGGCGCGCCGGCGACGCCGAGGTCTCCGATCGACACGCCAACTTCATCCTGAACCGCGGCCAGGCCACCGCCTCCGACGTTCTGGCACTCATCGGCACGATGCGTCAAGCCGTCCGCAGCCGTTTCCGCCTGGAACTCGAGATGGAGGTCGAACACTGGGCCGGCGAGCCGATCGCCGCCTGA
- a CDS encoding glycine--tRNA ligase subunit alpha, producing MAKPRLNLQQLVLGLQNYWADYGCAIVHPYDVEKGAGTFHPATFLRSLGPEPWRAAYVEPSRRPTDGRYGDNPNRVQRFYQFQVIVKPAPDDSQDIYLESLRRLGIDLAAHDVRFVEDDWESPTLGASGLGWQVWIDGLEITQFTYFQRVGGIDLDPVSLELTYGIERIGMFLQDVPDVFRLEWAPGLLYGEMHHEDEVQFSRYNFDVADTDMLFRLFDVHEAECRRCLAEDLPLPAVDQMMKCSHTFNLLDARGAVSVAERTSYIKRVRDLASAIARGYVALRERLGHPLLPPGAHGPCAG from the coding sequence ATGGCCAAGCCCCGACTGAACCTGCAGCAGCTCGTCCTGGGCCTTCAGAACTACTGGGCGGACTACGGCTGCGCCATCGTCCACCCTTACGACGTGGAGAAGGGCGCCGGGACGTTCCACCCGGCCACCTTCCTGCGGTCGCTGGGGCCGGAGCCCTGGCGGGCCGCCTACGTGGAGCCCTCGCGCCGCCCGACCGACGGCCGCTACGGCGACAACCCGAACCGCGTCCAGCGGTTCTACCAGTTCCAGGTCATCGTCAAGCCCGCCCCGGACGACTCCCAGGATATCTACCTGGAGAGCCTCCGCCGCCTGGGCATCGACCTGGCCGCGCACGACGTGCGGTTCGTCGAGGACGACTGGGAATCGCCCACGCTCGGGGCGAGCGGGCTGGGCTGGCAGGTCTGGATCGACGGCCTGGAGATCACGCAGTTCACCTACTTCCAGCGCGTCGGCGGCATCGACCTGGACCCCGTCTCCCTGGAGCTGACCTACGGCATCGAGCGGATCGGCATGTTCCTGCAGGACGTGCCGGACGTCTTCCGTCTCGAATGGGCGCCCGGCCTCCTCTACGGCGAGATGCACCACGAGGACGAGGTGCAGTTCAGCCGCTACAACTTCGACGTGGCCGACACGGACATGCTCTTTCGGCTCTTCGACGTCCACGAGGCCGAATGCCGCCGCTGCCTGGCCGAAGACCTGCCGCTGCCGGCGGTCGACCAGATGATGAAGTGCAGCCACACGTTCAACCTGCTGGACGCACGTGGCGCCGTCAGCGTGGCCGAACGCACGAGCTACATCAAGCGGGTGCGCGACCTGGCCTCGGCCATCGCCCGCGGCTACGTGGCGCTGCGCGAACGCCTCGGCCATCCCCTGCTGCCGCCCGGAGCGCACGGACCGTGCGCAGGTTGA
- a CDS encoding UDP-N-acetylglucosamine--N-acetylmuramyl-(pentapeptide) pyrophosphoryl-undecaprenol N-acetylglucosamine transferase, whose product MTTIPRADGLRVLFAGGGTGGHLMPGAATARALQELVPGAASLFQMTHRSAERSCLPALAGCRTARMGDLRWAGPAGKVLWPARAGAALSRTLDVLRGFRPHVVVGLGGVNSVLPVLVARTLGMRTAVLESNALPGRAVRALAPVCDCVLLHWPQAAAGLRARRTVLTGSPVRPEVLAGDRRAARRRLGLCPLRPTLLAMGGSQGALALNEALLSALGLVRAGGADVQVLHLTGAGLLNGTRERAARMGLTGYRAVGFMERMADAYAAADVVLARAGGSTLAELTALGLPAILVPYPYATDGHQVANAEAAAAAGAAVVIPQSALTAQSLADAILALVRDDARRGRMAACARRIGRPRAARAAALHLAALAGVAPQARPIRPSDDTTIHRPLIAA is encoded by the coding sequence ATGACGACCATCCCCCGTGCCGATGGCCTGCGCGTCCTGTTCGCCGGCGGCGGCACCGGCGGCCACCTGATGCCGGGGGCCGCCACGGCCCGGGCGCTGCAGGAGCTGGTGCCGGGGGCCGCCTCGCTGTTCCAGATGACCCACCGCAGCGCGGAGCGTTCCTGCCTGCCCGCGCTGGCCGGCTGTCGCACCGCCCGCATGGGCGACCTGCGATGGGCCGGGCCGGCCGGCAAGGTCCTCTGGCCTGCGCGCGCCGGGGCGGCGCTCTCGCGAACGCTCGACGTGCTGCGCGGCTTTCGGCCGCACGTCGTCGTCGGCCTGGGAGGCGTCAACTCCGTCCTGCCCGTGCTCGTCGCACGCACCCTGGGCATGCGCACGGCCGTCCTTGAATCGAACGCCCTGCCCGGCCGGGCCGTGCGTGCACTGGCGCCCGTCTGCGACTGCGTGCTGCTGCACTGGCCGCAGGCGGCCGCCGGCTTGCGCGCGCGCCGCACGGTGCTGACGGGCAGCCCGGTGCGCCCCGAGGTCCTGGCCGGCGACCGCCGGGCGGCCCGGCGGCGCCTGGGCCTCTGCCCGCTCCGACCCACGCTGCTGGCCATGGGCGGCTCGCAGGGCGCCCTGGCGCTCAACGAGGCCCTGCTGAGCGCGCTGGGGCTCGTGCGCGCGGGCGGCGCGGACGTGCAGGTGCTCCACCTGACCGGCGCGGGCCTGCTGAACGGCACCCGGGAGCGCGCCGCACGGATGGGCCTGACCGGCTACCGCGCCGTCGGGTTCATGGAGCGCATGGCCGATGCCTACGCGGCGGCGGACGTCGTACTGGCGCGCGCCGGCGGATCGACGCTGGCGGAACTGACCGCGCTGGGCCTGCCGGCCATCCTGGTGCCCTACCCCTACGCCACGGACGGGCATCAGGTCGCCAACGCCGAGGCGGCGGCGGCAGCCGGGGCGGCCGTCGTCATCCCGCAGTCCGCGCTGACCGCGCAGTCGCTGGCGGACGCCATTCTGGCCCTGGTCCGAGACGATGCGCGCCGCGGCCGCATGGCCGCATGCGCGCGGCGGATCGGCCGGCCCCGGGCTGCCCGCGCCGCGGCGCTGCACCTGGCCGCACTGGCGGGCGTCGCCCCGCAGGCACGGCCCATCCGGCCGTCAGACGACACAACCATCCACAGACCACTGATCGCAGCCTGA
- the ftsW gene encoding putative lipid II flippase FtsW, translated as MHDADDIAAEAVQARPSALQLPSARIALLAIALSCFGLVMVASVAGVDGLVTAALKRLIVTALALGALAVGACTPYQWWRRHNWLVLAASGALLVLVFVPGLGMTLNGARRWLNLGLPVGCQPSEFAKPALCIWVAAYCERNAHRMRHAIYGFLLPMAVVGATTLLILAEPDFGTAALAGAVCTTVLLVFGMRPVFLLMALAAAMPFLQKLIFEVPYRYQRIVAFMDPWSDPRGSGYQLIQSKIAVGSGGLWGRGLGAGLQKAGFLPGADNDFIFSVVAEELGLVGSLAVICLLAGLLWECSKVILRARDPFGFALALGLSWLLGMQAAAHIAVVTGTVPTKGLSLPFVSAGGSSLIASMAAAGILVSIARSQEAPGRHPLAAWSEDVPLYERAVRRALGGLGGVCPQPLARFLETAEVR; from the coding sequence ATGCACGACGCAGACGACATCGCGGCCGAAGCGGTCCAGGCCCGCCCGTCGGCGTTGCAGCTCCCGAGCGCGCGCATTGCGCTCCTGGCGATCGCGCTCTCCTGCTTCGGCCTCGTCATGGTGGCCAGCGTGGCCGGGGTCGACGGCCTGGTGACGGCCGCCCTGAAGCGCCTGATCGTGACCGCCCTGGCCCTGGGGGCCCTCGCAGTGGGCGCCTGCACGCCCTACCAGTGGTGGCGTCGCCACAACTGGCTGGTGCTGGCCGCGAGCGGCGCGCTGCTGGTCCTCGTGTTCGTGCCGGGCCTGGGCATGACGCTCAACGGCGCCCGCCGGTGGCTGAACCTGGGGCTGCCGGTCGGCTGCCAGCCGTCCGAGTTCGCCAAGCCGGCCCTCTGCATCTGGGTGGCCGCCTACTGCGAACGCAACGCGCATCGCATGCGCCACGCCATCTACGGCTTCCTGCTGCCCATGGCGGTCGTGGGCGCCACCACCCTGCTGATCCTGGCCGAGCCGGACTTCGGCACCGCCGCGCTGGCGGGCGCCGTCTGCACGACCGTTCTGCTCGTGTTCGGGATGCGTCCGGTCTTCCTGCTCATGGCGCTGGCCGCCGCGATGCCCTTCCTGCAGAAGCTCATCTTCGAGGTGCCCTACCGCTACCAGAGGATCGTGGCGTTCATGGACCCGTGGAGCGACCCCCGGGGCAGCGGATACCAGCTCATCCAGTCCAAGATCGCCGTCGGCTCCGGCGGCCTCTGGGGCCGGGGCCTCGGGGCCGGGCTGCAGAAGGCCGGGTTCCTGCCGGGGGCGGACAACGACTTCATCTTCAGCGTGGTGGCCGAGGAACTCGGGCTGGTCGGCAGCCTGGCCGTCATCTGCCTGCTGGCGGGGCTGCTCTGGGAATGCTCGAAGGTCATCCTGCGCGCCCGCGACCCCTTCGGGTTCGCCCTGGCGCTGGGGCTGTCGTGGCTGCTGGGCATGCAGGCGGCCGCGCACATCGCCGTCGTCACAGGGACGGTGCCCACGAAGGGACTGAGCCTGCCGTTCGTGAGCGCCGGCGGCTCGTCGCTGATCGCCAGCATGGCGGCCGCCGGCATCCTGGTGAGCATCGCCCGCTCGCAGGAAGCCCCGGGACGCCATCCGCTGGCGGCCTGGTCCGAGGACGTGCCCCTCTACGAACGGGCCGTGCGCCGCGCGCTCGGCGGCCTCGGCGGCGTCTGCCCCCAACCGCTGGCCCGGTTCCTCGAGACCGCAGAGGTGCGCTGA
- a CDS encoding HD domain-containing protein encodes MHGKLIPLKGAEHTEVIELSTECPVVFGRGESCTVRLSQGSVSRRHCRIAHKQGFFTVEDLESSNGTWVNDHRVRKALLFHHDRIAIGDAEFRFVLEDTPRQDEAVILTGDTDTPPFGTEVRAPAGPAASGSPLGKGTGGDDPSIEEDIERHLSAVCRVIDSVAEERNLDRLFAAIMDNVMEVMGADRGYLIAARELNGVLIPLLCRYREGLPAAARNSFSRSIVVECHATGDSILRSAPADRVDASLSVVSQGIRSVLCSPMRDGEGAVGFLYVDNVVGSREFTERDLKVLAAIGNQAGIAVRRAQLAHQVETVFGDVMRSVLRLVEFRDSYTCGHCERVTALALCIGGLMPESRPDRRTIEIAGMLHDVGKLAVQLDVLQKPDSLTESEYETVKQHPAAGAAILSSVDNAAEIASAIRHHHERWDGTGYPDGLAGEDIPLVARLLALADAFDSMATERPYKSALPPEKILGELDEGAGTQFDPHLVRLVMDALRTGDAFREEIQSIYRDEGGMDRLDDLFRRPRPSGRQRPLVDA; translated from the coding sequence ATGCACGGCAAACTGATACCGCTCAAAGGCGCCGAGCACACCGAGGTCATTGAGTTGAGCACCGAATGCCCCGTGGTGTTCGGCCGCGGCGAGTCCTGCACGGTGCGCCTGAGCCAGGGCAGCGTCTCCCGCCGTCACTGCCGGATCGCCCACAAGCAGGGGTTCTTCACCGTCGAGGACCTCGAGAGCAGCAACGGCACGTGGGTCAATGACCACCGGGTCCGCAAGGCCCTCCTGTTCCACCACGATCGCATTGCGATCGGCGACGCCGAGTTCCGCTTCGTGCTCGAAGACACGCCCCGCCAGGACGAGGCGGTGATCCTGACCGGCGACACCGACACACCGCCCTTCGGAACCGAGGTCCGGGCGCCCGCCGGGCCGGCTGCCTCGGGCTCGCCCCTCGGCAAAGGAACCGGCGGCGACGACCCGTCCATCGAGGAAGACATCGAGCGCCATCTGTCGGCCGTCTGCCGGGTGATCGACAGCGTCGCCGAGGAACGCAACCTCGACCGCCTGTTCGCCGCCATCATGGACAACGTCATGGAGGTCATGGGCGCGGACCGCGGCTACCTGATCGCGGCCCGGGAACTCAACGGCGTCCTGATCCCTCTGCTGTGCCGCTACAGGGAGGGCCTTCCGGCGGCGGCGCGCAACAGCTTCAGCCGCAGCATCGTCGTCGAATGCCACGCCACGGGCGACTCGATCCTGCGGTCGGCACCGGCGGACCGCGTCGACGCCAGCCTGAGCGTCGTCTCCCAGGGGATCCGCAGCGTCCTGTGCTCCCCCATGCGGGACGGCGAAGGAGCGGTCGGCTTCCTCTACGTCGACAACGTCGTCGGCTCCCGGGAGTTCACCGAACGCGACCTGAAGGTGCTGGCGGCCATCGGCAACCAGGCGGGCATCGCCGTCCGACGCGCCCAGCTCGCCCACCAGGTCGAGACCGTCTTCGGCGACGTCATGCGGTCGGTCCTCCGCCTTGTCGAGTTCAGGGACAGCTACACCTGCGGGCACTGCGAGCGCGTGACGGCCCTGGCCCTGTGCATCGGCGGGCTGATGCCCGAAAGCCGCCCCGACCGCCGCACCATCGAGATCGCCGGCATGCTGCACGACGTGGGCAAGCTGGCCGTCCAGCTCGACGTCCTGCAGAAGCCCGACAGCCTCACGGAGTCCGAGTACGAGACCGTCAAGCAGCACCCCGCCGCCGGGGCGGCCATCCTGAGCAGCGTCGACAACGCGGCCGAGATCGCCAGCGCGATCCGCCACCACCACGAACGCTGGGACGGCACCGGCTACCCGGACGGGCTGGCCGGGGAGGACATCCCGCTGGTGGCACGCCTCCTGGCCCTCGCCGACGCCTTCGACTCGATGGCGACCGAACGCCCCTACAAGTCCGCGCTGCCCCCCGAGAAGATCCTCGGCGAACTGGACGAGGGCGCCGGCACGCAGTTCGACCCCCACCTGGTCCGTCTGGTCATGGACGCGCTGCGCACCGGGGACGCCTTCCGGGAGGAGATTCAGAGCATCTACCGCGACGAAGGCGGCATGGACCGGCTCGACGACCTGTTCCGCCGCCCGCGCCCGTCCGGGAGGCAGCGGCCCCTGGTGGACGCTTGA
- a CDS encoding D-alanine--D-alanine ligase has translation MNRQQRLRVAVLMGGPGGERAVSLKSGRAVADALQRRGHAVLSYDVTGRALPGLAELQPDVAFLALHGAFGEDGTVQQMLDELGIPYTGSGPEASRIAMDKVAAKQAFRRSAIPTPEYLVLEPDASVRAAQTAVEELGYPVVCKPAAGGSSLGVSIVRHPNELAAAVDEARPHGGTILIERYVRGREFTVGILEGEALPMIELVVRRPFFDYSAKYEDEGTHYVCPVALLPTLYRKACRASVDAYEALGCRHMARVDLLHGYDGSLTVLELNSIPGLTPRSLLPMAAEHAGIEFPDLCETIVRAALRDAAVRAPRRLSA, from the coding sequence ATGAACAGACAACAGAGACTGCGGGTGGCCGTCCTGATGGGCGGCCCCGGCGGCGAACGCGCCGTGTCCCTGAAGAGCGGCCGGGCCGTGGCCGACGCCCTGCAGCGACGGGGCCACGCCGTCCTGAGCTACGACGTCACAGGCCGCGCACTGCCCGGCCTGGCCGAACTCCAGCCGGACGTGGCCTTCCTGGCGCTGCACGGCGCCTTCGGCGAGGACGGAACCGTCCAGCAGATGCTCGACGAACTCGGGATCCCCTACACGGGAAGCGGCCCGGAGGCCAGCCGGATCGCGATGGACAAGGTCGCGGCCAAGCAGGCGTTCCGGCGCAGTGCCATCCCCACGCCCGAGTACCTGGTCCTCGAGCCCGACGCGTCGGTGCGCGCGGCGCAGACGGCCGTCGAGGAACTGGGCTACCCCGTCGTGTGCAAGCCCGCCGCGGGCGGGTCCAGCCTGGGGGTGAGCATCGTGCGCCATCCGAACGAGCTGGCCGCGGCCGTCGACGAGGCGCGGCCCCACGGGGGCACCATCCTGATCGAACGCTACGTCCGGGGCCGGGAGTTCACCGTGGGCATCCTCGAAGGAGAGGCGCTGCCCATGATCGAGCTCGTGGTCCGGCGGCCCTTCTTCGACTACAGCGCAAAGTATGAGGACGAGGGGACGCACTACGTCTGCCCCGTCGCCCTGCTTCCGACTCTCTACCGCAAGGCGTGCCGGGCCTCGGTCGATGCCTATGAGGCCCTCGGCTGCCGGCACATGGCCCGCGTGGACCTGCTCCACGGCTACGACGGCTCGCTGACCGTGCTGGAACTGAACAGCATCCCGGGCCTGACGCCCCGGAGCCTGCTGCCGATGGCCGCAGAGCACGCGGGCATCGAGTTCCCCGACCTGTGCGAGACGATCGTGCGGGCGGCGCTGCGCGACGCCGCCGTCCGGGCGCCCCGTCGTCTCTCGGCCTGA
- the mraY gene encoding phospho-N-acetylmuramoyl-pentapeptide-transferase → MLARLLSEYSRAGGPGVRAAAAALTALLICLAAGQPVIAWLRARKLGEKTEKTPIDDPALRARIAAKSGTPTMGGVLILGALVVSCALWADLAETGVLVALGTALALAVLGAVDDLQKLHGTGRGLSSLRKLSWQILIGLGAGLALAGHVRGTAAAGALLSPPWALLGRAAVPALAVWGAVFVAGMSNATNVTDGMDGLLSGLAALASTALAAGCLIAHRAGMAQAAEPAVFCAAMAGACAGFLCHNRHPARVFMGDTGALAIGGGLAAAAVAARLEALLLVVGAVFVIELTSSGLQIASIRLLHRRVLPIAPVHHVFQRRGAAEPRIVLGFHLCGLAAALAGLGLLWF, encoded by the coding sequence ATGCTCGCCCGACTGCTCAGCGAGTACTCCCGGGCCGGCGGCCCCGGCGTTCGGGCGGCCGCGGCGGCCCTCACCGCCCTGCTGATCTGCCTGGCCGCCGGGCAGCCCGTCATCGCCTGGCTGCGCGCGCGGAAGCTGGGCGAGAAGACGGAGAAGACGCCCATCGACGACCCGGCCCTGCGCGCGCGCATCGCCGCCAAGAGCGGCACCCCCACGATGGGCGGCGTGCTCATCCTCGGGGCGCTGGTCGTGTCGTGCGCCCTGTGGGCGGACCTCGCGGAGACGGGCGTCCTGGTCGCGCTTGGGACCGCGCTGGCCCTGGCCGTGCTGGGCGCCGTGGACGACCTGCAGAAGCTGCACGGGACGGGACGCGGCCTCTCGTCGCTCCGGAAGCTCTCCTGGCAGATCCTCATCGGGCTCGGCGCCGGCCTGGCACTGGCCGGACACGTGCGGGGCACGGCGGCGGCCGGCGCCCTGCTCTCGCCGCCCTGGGCGCTGCTGGGCCGGGCGGCCGTGCCGGCCCTGGCCGTCTGGGGCGCCGTCTTCGTGGCCGGCATGAGCAACGCGACGAACGTGACCGACGGCATGGACGGATTGCTGAGCGGGCTGGCGGCCCTGGCCTCGACGGCGCTGGCGGCCGGTTGCCTGATCGCGCACCGCGCGGGGATGGCCCAGGCGGCCGAGCCGGCCGTCTTCTGCGCCGCCATGGCGGGGGCGTGCGCGGGCTTCCTGTGCCACAACCGCCACCCTGCCCGCGTGTTCATGGGCGACACGGGCGCCCTGGCCATCGGGGGCGGGCTGGCCGCGGCCGCCGTGGCCGCCCGGCTGGAGGCACTGCTGCTGGTGGTCGGGGCCGTGTTCGTGATCGAGCTGACGTCCTCGGGGCTGCAGATCGCGTCCATCCGGCTTCTGCACCGGCGCGTGCTGCCGATCGCGCCGGTGCATCACGTGTTCCAGCGCCGGGGCGCGGCCGAGCCGCGCATCGTTCTGGGCTTCCACCTCTGCGGGTTGGCAGCCGCCCTGGCGGGGCTGGGCCTGCTCTGGTTCTGA
- the radC gene encoding DNA repair protein RadC — MTDLPPEARPRERLLACGEAHLSDVELLAIIIRGGSSKATALDLAARLMREFGTFRGLAACSPAELMRVHGIGPAKAAQIRAALAIARRYAGDRLPAGRAIGGSESLFRYMREKMFGLDREHFCVLLLDTKNQILREETVSIGSLNESVVHPREVFKTAIRQSASAVVFVHNHPSGNPEPSMQDRRLTDRLCEAGRLVGIRVLDHMIIGRDTYFSFAEQGLLAPAGQ; from the coding sequence ATGACCGACCTGCCGCCGGAGGCCCGCCCGCGTGAACGCCTGCTGGCCTGCGGCGAAGCCCACCTGAGCGACGTGGAGCTGCTGGCCATCATCATCCGCGGCGGCTCCTCGAAGGCAACGGCCCTGGACCTGGCCGCGCGCCTTATGCGCGAGTTCGGCACCTTCCGCGGGCTGGCCGCCTGCTCCCCGGCCGAGCTGATGCGCGTGCACGGCATCGGCCCGGCCAAGGCCGCCCAGATCCGCGCCGCCCTGGCCATCGCGCGGCGCTACGCCGGCGACCGCCTGCCCGCCGGCCGGGCCATCGGCGGCAGCGAGTCCCTCTTCCGCTACATGCGCGAGAAGATGTTCGGCCTCGACCGGGAGCACTTCTGCGTCCTCCTGCTCGACACGAAGAACCAGATCCTGCGCGAGGAGACCGTCTCGATCGGCTCGCTGAACGAGAGCGTCGTCCACCCGCGCGAGGTCTTCAAGACCGCCATCCGCCAGAGCGCCTCCGCCGTCGTCTTCGTACACAACCACCCCAGCGGCAATCCCGAGCCGAGCATGCAGGACCGCCGCCTCACCGACCGGCTCTGCGAGGCCGGCCGCCTCGTGGGCATCCGCGTGCTCGACCACATGATCATCGGACGCGACACCTACTTCAGCTTCGCCGAGCAGGGGCTGCTGGCTCCCGCCGGACAGTGA
- a CDS encoding ribonuclease HI family protein, which translates to MDKHRLLRAVYEAVDWSRLYNDHPDVTRQDVDALFRELGAHPAVAPEPAASEQASGAALGKEAHLFTDGASRGNPGPAGIGMVLKTPDGRTAAAWGEPIGRTTNNVAEYRAVIAGLRRALELGVARVHLFSDSELLVRQLQGTYRVRNARLRPLYDEATALLGRFAAWTVRHVPREENSEADALATRGAGANRA; encoded by the coding sequence ATGGACAAGCACAGACTCCTCCGGGCCGTCTACGAGGCCGTCGACTGGTCCCGGCTCTACAATGACCACCCCGACGTCACGCGCCAGGATGTCGACGCCCTCTTCCGCGAACTGGGTGCGCATCCGGCCGTCGCCCCCGAACCGGCCGCCTCCGAGCAGGCCTCCGGGGCGGCCCTTGGGAAGGAAGCGCATCTGTTCACCGACGGCGCCTCGCGTGGGAACCCCGGCCCGGCCGGCATCGGCATGGTCCTGAAGACGCCCGACGGCCGGACGGCCGCCGCCTGGGGCGAGCCCATCGGCCGGACCACCAACAACGTGGCCGAGTACAGGGCGGTGATCGCGGGCCTGCGCCGGGCGCTCGAACTCGGGGTCGCCCGCGTTCACCTGTTCAGCGACAGCGAACTGCTCGTGCGCCAGCTCCAGGGCACCTACCGGGTCAGGAACGCGCGTCTGCGCCCGCTCTACGACGAGGCGACCGCCCTGCTTGGGCGCTTCGCCGCCTGGACGGTCCGCCACGTGCCGCGCGAAGAGAACTCCGAGGCGGACGCCCTGGCCACCCGAGGCGCCGGCGCCAACCGGGCATAG